The following are encoded in a window of bacterium SCSIO 12643 genomic DNA:
- a CDS encoding Crp/Fnr family transcriptional regulator produces the protein MKKFLANYIDFTDAEYESFIAMAKVKEFKRNEYLLRADRPVQKLFFVQSGFMRGYRVQEGIDITHHFYLDQWFATDYESYLSGNSGELYIQAVTDTVVYEFHKTTLHDFFKTHEKFEKIRYIQAEDAYLQMVRRLQNFQTMELKERYLELINRNPELFQLVPQKHIASYLGVAPQSLSRIKN, from the coding sequence ATGAAAAAATTTCTGGCTAACTATATAGATTTTACAGACGCGGAATATGAATCCTTTATAGCTATGGCTAAAGTCAAAGAATTCAAAAGGAATGAATATTTACTCCGCGCAGACCGACCGGTACAAAAACTGTTTTTTGTGCAATCGGGTTTTATGCGTGGTTATCGGGTTCAGGAAGGTATAGATATTACCCATCATTTTTATTTAGACCAGTGGTTTGCTACCGATTATGAAAGTTATCTCTCCGGTAATTCCGGTGAATTATATATTCAGGCGGTAACTGATACCGTGGTGTATGAGTTTCACAAAACCACCTTACATGATTTCTTTAAAACCCATGAGAAATTTGAAAAAATCAGATACATTCAGGCGGAAGATGCGTATCTCCAAATGGTAAGAAGATTACAGAATTTTCAAACCATGGAACTCAAAGAACGTTATCTGGAACTCATCAATAGAAACCCTGAATTATTTCAACTTGTTCCTCAAAAGCACATCGCATCTTATCTCGGTGTGGCTCCTCAAAGTTTAAGCCGAATAAAAAACTAA
- a CDS encoding T9SS type A sorting domain-containing protein, which produces MLLSGVSISGKSQSVDSILVQPNPVKDTLSIYLELNMNDSVSISSYSLATPLKDTLCADSVLYAGNHTIKYDVTNFLNGSYILTLEFKYNQKANFRFAKTDTLLSVKENSLNDEAVFYPNPTTGRVYFEDIKENTTIQVLDLRGQLIQEVNSSQGYFDFENVPSGVYVVRYYDFEREEFKINVLEMIGN; this is translated from the coding sequence TTGCTCTTATCAGGGGTGAGCATATCCGGGAAAAGTCAAAGTGTAGATAGCATTTTGGTACAACCCAATCCTGTTAAGGATACTTTGTCAATTTATTTGGAATTAAATATGAATGATTCTGTATCTATTAGCAGTTATAGTTTGGCAACTCCTTTGAAAGATACGCTGTGTGCGGATTCAGTATTATATGCAGGTAATCATACGATTAAATATGATGTGACCAATTTCCTGAACGGTAGTTATATTCTAACCTTAGAGTTTAAGTACAATCAAAAAGCAAATTTTAGATTCGCTAAAACGGATACGCTTCTCTCGGTTAAGGAAAACTCTCTAAATGATGAGGCTGTATTTTATCCTAACCCTACAACCGGAAGAGTCTATTTTGAAGACATAAAAGAAAATACAACGATTCAGGTATTAGATTTAAGGGGACAACTAATTCAAGAAGTAAATAGTTCTCAAGGATATTTTGATTTTGAGAATGTCCCGAGTGGGGTTTATGTGGTGAGGTATTATGATTTCGAAAGGGAAGAGTTTAAAATTAATGTTTTGGAAATGATTGGTAATTGA
- a CDS encoding HNH endonuclease, whose translation MDEYNNLIRFHNLVNQGKFEFEHRHVFAVSIQPKLYNWFKTNELLKIQKQISCWLSALYYFNFDKREILKNQLYKPLFEEVTHIINIHFNDFPLPNFNQHYNNYNSYTIEEIKACEKKYIQVCKDFYDDIPPVFLNSPFDYELKKDWGTNTNYGFDFIEAYLSESDWKRIINGKSKDDMNRAESLDDLWIKWKHVFTTFDQRKNFVYSFYFDINSLKTKRDHIPQKTKDSVWRRDDGKCTQCSSRLRLEYDHIIPISKGGTSTYRNLQLLCESCNRKKSNNI comes from the coding sequence TTGGATGAGTATAATAATTTAATCAGATTTCACAATCTAGTTAATCAAGGAAAATTTGAATTTGAACATCGACATGTGTTTGCCGTATCAATTCAACCCAAATTGTATAACTGGTTTAAAACAAATGAACTGCTAAAAATCCAAAAGCAAATTAGTTGCTGGTTATCGGCTCTCTATTATTTTAATTTTGACAAAAGAGAAATATTAAAGAATCAATTATACAAACCACTATTTGAAGAAGTTACGCACATTATTAATATACATTTCAACGATTTCCCTCTACCAAATTTCAACCAACATTATAATAATTATAACTCTTATACAATTGAAGAAATTAAGGCGTGTGAGAAAAAATATATTCAAGTTTGCAAGGACTTTTATGATGATATCCCTCCAGTTTTTTTAAACTCTCCGTTCGATTATGAGCTCAAAAAAGATTGGGGAACTAACACAAATTACGGCTTTGATTTTATTGAAGCCTACCTCAGTGAAAGTGATTGGAAGCGAATAATAAATGGCAAGAGTAAAGATGATATGAATCGCGCTGAGAGCCTTGATGATTTATGGATTAAGTGGAAACATGTTTTCACCACATTTGACCAAAGGAAAAATTTTGTTTATAGCTTCTACTTTGATATTAATAGCTTAAAAACAAAAAGAGATCATATCCCCCAGAAAACAAAAGATTCTGTCTGGAGACGTGATGATGGAAAATGTACTCAATGTTCAAGCAGACTAAGACTCGAATATGATCATATAATACCCATTTCTAAAGGTGGAACTTCAACATATAGAAACCTCCAGTTACTATGTGAATCTTGCAATCGTAAGAAAAGTAATAATATTTAA